A DNA window from Setaria viridis chromosome 2, Setaria_viridis_v4.0, whole genome shotgun sequence contains the following coding sequences:
- the LOC117844073 gene encoding uncharacterized protein, with amino-acid sequence MASFTNRNNIVWLVGLLSILLVVSDVSGEPPSVVPSACKRAYAASGGSFTEDFCLSAFNGHSAGAADNADLALIAVDLATANATATEAKIDTLLGGSGAGALSEGLGLCRELYNSVVHVYQPKCHAAVKDGRYVDGKLCLRRTAQAPVECERWFEQRNVSSPVTREDETLAKLANLAIALTSTA; translated from the coding sequence ATGGCCTCATTCACCAACCGTAATAACATCGTTTGGCTCGTAGGACTGCTGTCCATCCTCTTGGTCGTGTCAGACGTCTCCGGCGAGCCTCCCAGCGTGGTGCCCTCTGCGTGTAAGCGTGCCTACGCTGCCAGCGGTGGCTCTTTCACCGAAGACTTCTGCTTGTCTGCCTTCAACGGCCACAGCGCCGGCGCAGCGGACAATGCCGACCTGGCCCTCATCGCGGTCGACCTCGCCACGGCCAATGCCACCGCCACCGAGGCAAAGATCGACACCCTCCTTGGTGGCAGCGGTGCCGGCGCCCTGTCTGAGGGCCTCGGGTTGTGCCGAGAGCTGTACAACTCCGTGGTGCACGTGTACCAGCCAAAGTGCCACGCCGCTGTGAAGGATGGAAGGTATGTTGACGGGAAGCTGTGCCTCCGCAGGACGGCGCAAGCACCTGTGGAATGCGAGAGGTGGTTTGAGCAGCGGAACGTCTCATCGCCGGTGACCAGGGAGGATGAGACCCTGGCCAAGCTCGCCAATCTCGCGATCGCGCTGACATCGACCGCCTGA